From the Lathyrus oleraceus cultivar Zhongwan6 chromosome 3, CAAS_Psat_ZW6_1.0, whole genome shotgun sequence genome, the window TAATGAGATTGTACATATGTAAAAGTATCACTGTGATAGATTGCAATAGTAGGAAAAAATAGGCTTATTTAATATGTGGTTGGTAAGAGCGTATTTACTTTGCCCAAGATTTTTGTGATGGGTTGTAAGAGTAGGAAAAAAATCTGATTCAAGGTTCGTTTTCTAACATAATCTCTGATCATGTAACTgcaaatttattttatttatctaatCCTTTTATTTATATCAGGAAAAAATGTATACAATACCCAATATTTATTCTTCCACAAGGTTCAAATGGAGCGGGATACTAGTATTTGCCACCCCAGAGATATAGTGATGAAGATGATTCGAACAATGATGAAGATAATTCGAATTCAGAATTTGTCAAACATTTGTACTTGTAGattgaaatgaaataaaaaaataagtaattttgtatattaataaaatataaaatatatgttTATTTCATATATTAACAATACATGTTTCTAATACTTTTTTCAACAATATAAAATAAGAAACTATTTATATTAATAAAgcatgatatatatatatatatatatatatatatatatatatatatatatatatatatatatatatatatatatatatatatatatatatatatatatatatataattggCGTCTTTTAATAAAAAAAGTGAATATCCAGTTGCTTTTGATGGATATGCAGGATTTCCACGTTTATACCTGCAAGCGCATAGATCCACATTTGAGAGATTGCTTCTAGTGGATTCACCAACATTGTGAACTTTCATACATGTACTTGTAAAAAAGTACAAGTGTGTGTGTGTTGTCCATGTAATGGTAGAGAGACTCAGAGACCTTAGTAGATTTATAACACGATATGGTGGTTAGGACTTTTCGACGATGGAGAGAAGCCTTGTACAATTATGTTTTGAGGTAGTATAATTGTCCTGCTCACTTGAGGTGAAAGGCTTTACAGGTGAGTGGTGAGGCTTGAGAGAAAGCATATGGTTATGGTTAGTCGTGGTGTTGTGACTTTAGTAAGCGTTATACTCTTTTGGAGTGTAAAGAATGAGTTTGTATAACTTAAGTTCTATCACCTCCTCTCTTTGGGGGAGAAATATTAGGCTCTCTTAGGCTTAGGGTTGTAAACTTAGTAGGAATTTATGTCCTAGTTCCATGAATAGGAACATGGTCAAGGGAAGACGTGTTCTTCCTATAATCATGGAGGTAGTGGTCCTCCTTTGACTTGCTCttttgactaggtatcttaacCTAAGTACAATATGGGGCCTTCTGCCTAGTGGGCGACCAAGTGTTAGCCTATGAGACTAGATTCTAGCCAGTGGGCGACCACTTTAAGGCTAGCATATGCTAGCGTATGTGTAACCAATGATAGCCCGTGGTACACCAGATGCTAGCCTATGGGCGACAAAATGGGGCTCACGTCCTTCTTTGGGTTCTAGCCTTCTTTTGGGCGCTAGGCCTTTTTTGGTACTCCTTATTAGGGTCTCAAAAAATAAAAACTACATAGTCTTTAAAGCACGAGGACTTGGTAAAGGGCATAGTGGTTAATAGTAGTGCTCACATCTTCTAAGACTCCCATTATAAGGCTTTATCCTAGGTGGAATTTTCTTGATGGGGTTCTACAGTGAGCCCCTCGAGCATAACTTGGGACGAGTCCCTCCGACGAGACTTAATCTTCGAGTCTCTTAGGCGAGACTTAGTAGTCAAGTCTTTTATACTATACATTTATTTTTCCTTCATCATAATATGCCTATAAAATTTgtttaaataataataacaaataattaaatatttttctaCCGTACAGGATCAGCCGTTCATGCAAAATCCATTACCCTTCTATTAAAAAACACAACAAATGTCCAATACAATGTTTATAAGAGAATTGTTTTTGTATAGGTGTTTTCATGATACGTTATCAAAACAAGGCAATGCATGTAATCTCACTTCTCCCTAACTAAGATTGATAAGAATCAAAATACATATACTTTCCTTTCGTACAAATGGTTTCTCTATTTCGAAATATTGACTTAATTTAGAACATATAAAAAGATATAATTGCTTACAGTACAATATTAATTAATTCAAAATACTTTTGAATCATTATAGAAAAATCATAACATCCCTAACTATGCTCTCATATTAATGGATAGAAAATTTTAATGTTTTGGATATTTATATTATAATTTTTacattattttaatttttataaaaaaaacaataaaatatatatggattttttatttttaatctttGATTTGAAATGTTTTCTCCTTTCTTTCTTATTTTTGTATATATCTTTGATgattaatatatttttattgaAAATAAAAATTCTATTGACATAATTATCTACTAACCCAAATAAAATCATTCCAttaagatttttttttgaaataacCAACTTTTTCAAATTATATATTAAAGTAATCATGTTTTTGATTTATTTATCAAACTAACATGTTTCATGTAAGATGCAGGGCCGGCCCCGTGCATGTGCAACATGTGCTGCAGCACAGGCCCCAAATGTAAGATGTAAAAGCATGTGTGAATGCAATTGATGCACGCATATAAAATGTAAGAACATGCGTCAATAcaattggcgcatgcatgtaaAATGTAGGAGTATACGTCATTATAATTGACGCATGCATGTAAAATGTAGGAGTATACGTCATTATAATTGAAGCATGCATGTAAAATGTAGGAACATACGTCACTGCAATTGACGCATGCATGTAAAAAATAAAAGATTACAATTTTATCAATGCATGCATACGCCACTCCTAATGACGCTTGAATACAACTTGAACAATAGATGCGACATAGCAAATGACACATTGgttatttgaaaaaaaaaattatattgaTAACTATTTTGAAATTATGGTTATTTTAGAATTAACTAAAAATATTGGTCATGTATAAAAAATGTGGTTATGTATACTCTTAGAAATAGAATTTCAAATAACTAATTAATTCTATGTTTGGAAGTTACAATTTATAAAAAGCAAGGTGTGTATTAAATATTTCCAGAATCATATGGTTTTGATTCTCTCTTCCCTCATTTTATTTTAACAGGGATTCTCTCTTCTAAGAAGGGTTAGAATACCCCTATTACTCTTTATATCTAAAAAAAAGTTTCATAACACATAGAACCGTAATTATTAATCTTTGAATATTCTGTAACATGCATGGCCAAAACCATTTTCCGATTTCAATTCTACTGATATCAATAACCATTCTATTATATTCGACATCAACAAGTGCTCTGGATGAACTTGGTATAATAAAATAATCTCTCTTATTGTTTTTTCCTTCAAATTTTGTATAAATATTTTCATTAGTTCAATATTTGCATTAAAACCTTCATATATTGGTGCACTGTAGAGTACAGTTACAATGAAGAAAGTGCAGATGGACCTAAACATTGGGGTGATCTAAAAAGAGAATGGGCAGCATGTAAAGGAGACATGCAATCTCCTATTGATTTATCAAATGAAAGAGTAACTCTCATCCCAAATTTGGGAAAGCTAACGAGTTTCTACAAACCTCAAAATGCTACTGTATTGAACCGGGGTCACGATGTTGTGGTAAGTGTATTATTGATTTTACAATCGTAAAAATAACTTGAATGTAATtgtaaaaataatttatatttgATTATGCAATGGTTACAGGTCACTTGGAAAGGAGATGCCGGCTCGATAAACATCAATGGAAATGAATATTTTCTTCAACAAAGTCATTGGCACTGGCCATCTGAACATACCATTAATGGCAAGAGGTTGATTTTCCTTCCTCTAAATCCTTTTTTCGTCCTTTTATGCATTATTTCATGACAAACCCTATCTTTGGTCTTAATTGATTTTTAGGTATGAATTAGAGTTACATATGGTTCACGTTAGCCCTCAAAAAGATGGAACGAACAAGACAGCTGTTGTTGGTATTTTATATAAATATGGTTTACCTGATCCATTTTTGTCTGAGGTAAAATATATCGCAGTTTAGTTTATTATCTGTTTGTCTTCTATCATTTTATatgtataatattatatatttaaatatatttcAGCTAGAAAAATATATAGTTGAAGTTCCTGATGAAGATGAAGAAACAAGCATAGGTGTTATTGATCCATCAAAAATATTCAAGGATTCAAATATGTATTACAGATACATGGGATCACTCACTACACCTCCATGCACTGAAGGTATCATTTGGACCATTAATACCAAGGTATAGTAACgctatttttttcttttcataaATATTTCATTATTATTGATCATTACATTATTAATCATATCAtatgattatttttaatttgaatatGTTTTTTTTCATTAGATAAGAACTGTTTCAAAAGGACAAGTCATGTTACTCAAGAATTCCGTACTTAAATATGTAAGTAATGAACTAATAATGATATTTATTAGTCTTAATTATATATTTAAGTATGattaataattttataaaatgTTAAACTTCAATTAATCATTATTGTGTTCGATTTAATTGCCACAGTATGCAAAAAAGAATGCAAGGCCAGTGCAGATTCTGAATCAGCGAGAGATTGGATTTTATGATTCAATAATGGCACAAAATGTACCTCACTACTATTGATGTATTCATTCATATTGtatttattcttttattttttataattaatttgATTATTCATATATTTTGAATTTATTAATTGTATCAATGATATGTTTTCGTTGGTGGAAACTCCCAATTGTATTCATGATTTTTTGTATGTCTAAGAAGTACTTCACATATACAATAATTAATGTATTTTTCACGTATCACCTCAGTAAAAAAAGACAATATTTTTCCGTGGAGGATATGGAGATCGAATGGTCTTGAAGGGATGGTCTTTAAGGGAGGGGTTGAAAAGACGATTTTCttaaaatcattttcaaaaatatttcCTTTTATAAAATTAGTGTTTTACCAATAGATGCGCAAATTACATCTAACACCCCGGTtcatttaaattaatttattttaattattcgATTCAATATGTGATTATGTGAGTAATCATGTGATATCTATGTTTTTGTGAGATTTTTGATGGATGGGTTGAATTAGCACTTTagtaatatttttatttaatttaaatgaGGAGAAactaaattaaaataaaagaataaaagaaataagagagaatagaGTTTTGAGGGTAAAAACATAATTAAGGGTAAAATGGTGGGACTTTTATGTGATATGTATCCTTTTGTGGGATTTTTGGTGGATGGGTTGAATCACACCATTGTCGTCAATTTTGAAATCGTCTCCTTTACTCTAGTTGAttagtgtaacacctcaaaatttgccctcctcttcttgagactagtttgacacattgcatttcatattttagagcattaggcattgcatttttcatatcatatgaaaatgagaaggtcGTCCTCAAaggtcttttcaaaagatggagaagttagGAGATTCAAGCCTGggggtctctatgaattgatcatcaaccatctgagggtatgggcttcaattagggtttcttgattcttcaaaggtcttgagcatcatcttgtttgcaaggatatattacccgcatcatggttctatcatcatcaagggtttcatagttcattctcaagttcatttggattagggttgtgacctctggtcaaccttaatcaatgctattcttccaactagggtttctcaaagagatggggtattttcttgggatgaagatcacatgattatcataaggggcttacatgagctagggtttcatttttgagcaatttccccaagtggtagaggctcaagtggatcaaggcatttcaaggtcgtctgaggaccaaaaagtcaactgtgcagtcaactgagggctatgaggtggggaaatgaattgagacacctcaatcatgttcaaatggggtccattcatcattttaaacattcatcttgaagattcaaaggtcatggcaaaagttactaaaaatggaaatgacctataattcaaagtttccaaatttggcaagtttttggtccactttcaacttgacttttaaatatcaaagatgtttcaaatggatttttggtgaacattaaaggtgtatatctttgtctcccctttccaaaaagtcctaattaaTGTCCATATTATGagtggttgaggagttatggtcatttgatcacaaggtgtgcatggaaattcaaaatggcataacttttgatacaatgctccaatttggttcattctttttgcaaaatgcttctcatgttcaaggcatctcaaaatgacatcGTTTGACTCACttgtgcaaaggaatcatggtcaaaatattcattatttcacatttgttcaAAGGATGGTATCATGCTACAAGTCAATATTCACAAAGAACCAAGGCAAGGCTTCAATTCAGCATGCTTCATGGACCATATTTGAGTGGAAATAAGCCATTGCCATGCATGAGGGAGGCATGTATACTCATTTTTTCACACATGTTCATTTTGAAGCCAATCTCCAtcattcatttttggcttaagataCAAGCCAAATAACATTTCAATCCTAGCCCTTGGTTGTTCATGAGTGGATTGAAGCCTTAGCATGGGATGTCTCACGTGTATTATGGCCATGAAGTgtcaattttcattttttgcaaatggcttcacaacccactaatcatgtttagtgaATGGCTAAATTGGTTTTCAGTGTGATTAGCATGAAGTATAAATACCAAAACCCTAGCCATAACTGCCATAACTAACTTTtgagatcaaaattcaagaaactctccaaactttctctctcttcgatttgcaTTTTTCTCCACATAACTCTCAAAGATTATcacatattcttgatcctcatgcttcactgatcaagaatcatcattcatTTGGTGCAATTCAGTCAGAAATCGAGCAGTGCAAGAGCAATGTCATGTTgatggaatttggaaattgaagtAGATTCAAGGAGTTTCATCCAATTCTTtttgcttaaagcttcataggaagatcataggagtggatctggagcTTCATAGCATGTAAGTACGCGATTTCAAGAAGCTTCAATTTCAGGTAGGTCGAATTTCATTTTGATCTTTTGCTATTTTCATGATATAGAATTGTAGAGCTGGATGTGTAGATCACGAATATATAAGTAGAATTGAAAATGAGTGAGAATTGAGGATGATATGGTGAATCTAAGTTTGGATCTCAGATCTTCTTCGCTTCGATTTGTAAAACCTAGTGAGAATTAGGATGATCCAAGGTGATATTTGGAATCCTCGTGGAGATACGGTTCGAACGGTACCAGTTTGGTGAAGTTCTGGAAAATCTCACGGCGGCGCCACCGTGCGtctcgtcggagaagacgaccggagctgtagctccggcgtctgtaaGTTGTTAGGGTTTTGGTGACGTGTGTTCCATGTGTGCTCTTGCGTGGATGTTTGATTGGATAAGCTTCCTTTGACCATAGCCACACACGCTTTGACTGATGATTGGGCATGCTGACGCATTAAATGAAGCGCTGCGTTTCACTTATTTGAATGAGAGCCATTGATCACAAGCGCGCCATATCCACCGCCTGATGTATTTTCTGgatttaattcaaattaattgtttccctccattttgtttgttaattcaattattttagtcattttgtaaaatccataaaaaatccaaaaatggtccaaatgagtcccaatttttttcaTAGATTTTTATAGATGTCTAATTTTTTATTAtgttaatttcatgaatttttgctggctggatttttatttgtgaatttttgaattaatgtTGTGTTAAATTGAcctattgcattcaatgcattgtgaaattctcatttttgagccatttgatccaattttttgcataagTGATATTCACACATGAtatgaattattggtcactggtttgaaatttttctaacatgttatcattgtttttgacacatagagaataatgtgacaatttgtgtcatatttttgacattgaattggtgcatttttattcacatatcatttgaattattttggacttaatattttgcatgttgaacattcatgataggaggaacttgtacaaaaaatatcaaagtcattgcatgcatttctgatttgatatgaattttctaagttggaagttcattttgtgcatacTTTTGGTCATGACATGGCATAGGCCTTTTGAGGCATTTGATTATTGATTTGATGatggtccttttgaggacatttaATGGAGTGTTTGAAGGTGTAATGTGTAGAAGATTGGGTTCTGGTTTTGTtatttggttaggttttgaatcttGTCTTTGCACTAGggttttgtacataaactaactttgttttgtgtttcaggtttggatactcatcattgatgattgtGAGATACAAAATGAATTGAGTGCtaacctatgtttgttttgtagggtttgGGTTGATGTGATGAGCTCATGAGCTTATTTGAGTGCTTGGGCATTATGTtttgaattgtgtaactgttggagagtttcactgtttgttttctggttttatgactgaagtactgactgtttagtctttgtacaggtaccttagttgcttgcttgcttttgctcttgctttagcattggattgtggttgacacaccactcaggtagttagcttcttacttcatgtagtctggaagtcctgtcacctttttggcaggcattttgctggcaagtcctccttcagaggctctgtttgtgtttgtttacaattgtgccaaagacctccaaggagaggcatggatatttgataagacctccaagagatgaggcaattgacggataaaagggattagtagccaatcccccgttattcagtgtgtcgttctttatgctcgcactacgtgctgatgcttctgaacatgtgccccagatcttttgtctAGAGTCTGccaagtggaataggatcccactttctggatccccacgctttctttgtcatgagctcaccctggccagggttaagagctatgaggtctcatcctcattaccattttgatctgctcaccctgacgttcaatgtcagtggttaagagcccagttgattacccttacagtttggcttgtttgtcgaggttgatatgacccctcttgactatagcccacccattgtttgggactcttgtatggatatagtgtgtgatgcttgttcacttgtgctggtgtgtttatctgctttcctcttctcatctccatttctgtaggagttgtatgattgatttttgaggaagttgaatgcatgttagagacctcaacttagggatattgattgcatgacaactattaggctcgagtcttagtctccctattagtttgttgtctccctggtctctggttaggagattgttttacccctgttaaggggaactatgtcgccctgattctcataccagatgagatacgtaggcaggaggttgcgagcaatctctccgggcaccctttttcttttttgctgtgttgttttgtgtgtgttcaccctcttctttgttttggtgtgagTATTTGTTTGTTCAGCGTGGAcatgtgtggtatgtttataccttgggggatttcttatgttattacttggggttcatattggggtttACTTGTatcacttggggttcatattggggtttACCTGTATCAttcggggttcatttatgacgatggttattcatattggggttcatctttggggtttaTTTATGGTGACTGGCTGGATAGTTAGTTGCTTTGTTGGGGTTTGTTCTGATAACCTTTTCTTTGGTattcgctggttagcgtttgttattgttaggagtcggatataagtccatgtattggcattctgtttccttttgtggGTTATTATCAGGAGttgggtgtaagtccatgtattggcattctgtttccttttgtttgttgttgttaggagtcggatataagtccatgtattggcattctgtttccttttgtttgttgaTTGTTGGGAGTCAGgcgtaagtccatgtattggcattctgtttccttttgagtgtttcttttgacgtctcagcgtctctttttggtgtcttgtttcggcgtgtgttagccgagctacgagtgctctgattctcctctggatagagaagatacgtaggaataggacgcgatgtcttagcgagcatgtctcccttttcccgaactacgtcgactctgatgtttgtttctgacaaactacgtaggcccaggatgcaacatcctgccgagtcctcttcctccgttttctttctcTCCCTCACCTGTTTATCATTCCAGTTTGTGtagtttctttgagcagtttattagcagcaacccttttcctttcctttgagctatcttttaagcgtggatcccgtcgagtacggcggacgtgaggggtgctaataccttccccttgcataaccgactctcgtaccttgtaatctctagtcgtaagaccattcctttccctttcttaggttagtcctgcgctcccttttcgtcataggatgaatagcgtcggtggcggctctgtattttttctgccggttgtttttcgcgttgcgacaatTAGCACTAGCCGGTTAATCAATCCCAACTCGACCTTCTAACATTCTACGATCTTTTTAAGGATACCACTGGTCATattcaacatacccaacttcacatTGTTAGAAGTTTCTTCGCACACTAAACTCATATTTATGAATTACTCGATCAATTCTAACTTTCGAACCATAAACATCGACATATGTAACGTCTTCCCACTCAATGCATCGGCTATGACATTGGTTTTACCAGGATGGTAACTCAAGCCAAAATCACAATCCTTTAGAAACTCGAGTTATCTCCTCTGCATcatgaaattctagttaacagactttcgatgtcacactggatgttatgacatccaattctgcacagacaagaatgatgcagaacgtaaatgtaaagtgcagtaaataacacaaagaattgtttacccagttgggtgacaaacacacctacgtctgggggctaccaagccatagaggaaatccactattagcagtattaatttaggccttaaaccaactgtttaatcctatcacttaatacctacccaatgcaatttcaatctaaaactaagaccagagttcctactcactccccctcaatcaccacagtgcttacaacctttaattagtttaaagttaattgcgaagttatacttcaaacaactcttgataGTGCTTCATAGCTTTAATCAAGACACACAACACTCACACTTAAAAGtttagagtgacacaacacttacaactcaatgaacaccctagtccaatacaatcatctacgtgataattGCTTGGCACACAAGTcaaacctaatacaagacacaattAAAAACAGCCGTGAAATATGATGATATAATAAATGTTTCACGCTTCAAACCCCttgagttgctgaaagtaggattgccatccttttataatgcagcacttgggccttgtacttgtatttcctaaaattaaggttaagcaagttaacctaatttccacatattagggtgctaccaaataggctatatgttaggcctcttaattgtagctcagttgttagtttcctggattttagctcagctgttagattcctcaaaaatagcctgagaaaaatactgaaacagaaaaactaactagcctacactttagcatatactgtcaggaatgaatgtcataacattcagtttgacgtcgagaacataggccatatgttaggtctgttattctcctgaaaaacagactgaaataaatattgaactgtagcagaaaaaccaacctacctataattcagtatctgctgtcaaggatgaatgtcataacattcagtttgacattcagacaataggctatgtgccaggtctgttattctcctgaaaaacagactgaactaAATATTGAAttgtagcagaaaaaccaacctgcctataattcagtatctgctgtcaaggatgaatgtcataacattcagtttgacattcagacaataggctatgtgccaggtctgttactctcctgaaaaacagactgaactaaatactgagctataacagaaaaaccaactattctatagttcagtatctgccgtcagggatgaatgtcataacatccagtttgacattcagtaa encodes:
- the LOC127128985 gene encoding alpha carbonic anhydrase 7; amino-acid sequence: MHGQNHFPISILLISITILLYSTSTSALDELEYSYNEESADGPKHWGDLKREWAACKGDMQSPIDLSNERVTLIPNLGKLTSFYKPQNATVLNRGHDVVVTWKGDAGSININGNEYFLQQSHWHWPSEHTINGKRYELELHMVHVSPQKDGTNKTAVVGILYKYGLPDPFLSELEKYIVEVPDEDEETSIGVIDPSKIFKDSNMYYRYMGSLTTPPCTEGIIWTINTKIRTVSKGQVMLLKNSVLKYYAKKNARPVQILNQREIGFYDSIMAQNVPHYY